In Vitis vinifera cultivar Pinot Noir 40024 chromosome 11, ASM3070453v1, a genomic segment contains:
- the LOC100261097 gene encoding uncharacterized protein LOC100261097 isoform X3, translated as MQSNKKKKPTAKPARTTTQKLQTHPKPPPSPPSPLSSSSSCSSSASCCCCCSSPSSSTSPEEEPVVLPPVISCVYDGPIMVEHFENQWAMAKWTVPDFSKIRGRSHYSPYFTIGGFDFRFMVYPRGDLVALPGHCSLYLQVMDPRSAKFDCFVSYTLKFLNHIDDSMSVCRESWLRFSPKKKSHGWSDFAQSSIVLDTKFGFLVNDTMTILADIRVLNDSLTVSQDNNETKSQLATISGSGSDVLDGRITWRLKNFVVFKDIFKTQKLVSPAFQVGECSVRICIYRSWINGVEYLSMSLEGREFTPDRNCWCLFRVSVLNQKPGLNQFYKESYGRFGPDTNGGDGCSLGWIDYMKMSQLVESENGFFIDGTLVFSTSFHVIKEFSNFSKNGGVLAGRGTSVARKSDGYTGKFTWKIENFTKLKDLLKRKRIKNLCIKSRKFQIANRDCHLLLYPRGQSQPPCYLSMFLEVTDSLNTSYDWSCFVHYRVSVINQKGEERSITKESQSRYSKSAKEFGWPEFVTLASLFDQDSGLLVQDTIAFSVDLLILKETSLLEDCTESSNACFEIDQDKKLGSFTWKVENFLSFKEIMQNRKIFSKFFEVGGCELRIGVYESFDTVSTYLECDPSAVSDPDKNFWVSYRMGVVNQKDHNKSLWKESSLCTKTWSSSTLQFMKVADLLEVGAGYLVRETVIFVCEILDYCPWFEFSDLEVLAPLCNQDTTSESDKLVNSDECEVLSGDKTDKLKDLLSSAGFHLINGNNPSQPLVIPKETAPLIAAKLAGFLINLCCDLNDSVKAKHWLPPVKFSASNEEKQEVTVGDESSPSAFFMRKVKVLQHATIDLLLDIMVKFCQSSDSRSSEDFYDIGLGPSLNSHKAVSKSESYVENGGSDCVHFLIYGRGPKVDEKTCTCSIRFMGVNETDMPKKEIPGNHIFSPEISAGTTLDLDSIQACQIEWPGQSEELLELIVNSLKAKDVTFSQVFSELRQRTQFTQKVLFILTKAPKSLQPDLVTLIPKLIDLSEHPLVACALLDQLQKSDAEPALQLPVRVVRARLQSLGAEVSACVLEVLSKAVNSCSEIAETMLRDIDSVPEPDGKCLVEEQLLQFSDIYLLVEMLSMPCLSVEVSQAFERAVVRGIIMDQSMAMVLERRHAQSLNFDSVSSAQKNLHKDMALEEKTGSLPAQEVDFTLVLCLARTLALSRDSRVYGFVRTLYAILFKMFAKEDDHRKILKGLVDRAITPAEHCCEVNIDLDILALLVHEEQGISKQVLNMMREVVELSNVDRATLRRQLRAKEKENIHTQEIRQAELSNMLREKAILLDRLSDSEATIDHLKSEVRLGKEHFAQEKMEFTGQMREVKNRIEQLRSERDSKIAKLSMEKKLYQDRLHDAEAQQSLLKFQKHDELKRAIREKNVLAERLKVAEAMINKFDEELKRYASEAVNREEVQKLLQNEVQWFKQKVEQTELEKMQKEEHIASYEAYITSMEAKLNECQTYISSLEVALRDEMLQHAPLYGVGLEDMSVEELDTLSSIHEEGLRAIHSLQQQKGIPRGNPLMSLSTTAALPPPLVSDGVHHRNGHVNGTDRPPLNYS; from the exons ATGCAAtcaaacaagaagaagaaaccgACTGCGAAGCCTGCCCGTACAACGACGCAGAAGCTTCAAACCCACCCAAAACCTCCTCCTTCCCCTCcttctcctctttcttcttcttcttcctgttCTTCTTCTGCTTCTTGTTGCTGTTGCTGTTCGTCCCCTTCTTCATCTACTTCGCCGGAGGAAGAACCGGTGGTGCTTCCGCCGGTAATTTCTTGCGTCTACGATGGGCCGATCATGGTGGAGCACTTCGAGAATCAATGGGCGATGGCCAAGTGGACTGTCCCGGACTTCTCCAAAATCAGGGGAAGGTCCCACTATAGTCCTTACTTCACTATCGGAGGTTTCGATTTTCGCTTCATGGTTTACCCTAGAGGCGATCTTGTTGCGCTGCCTGGCCACTGCTCGCTCTACCTTCAAGTCATGGATCCTCGAAGCGCGAAATTCGATTGTTTTGTAAGCTAtactctcaaatttttaaatcacattgACGATTCCATGTCTGTATGTAGAGAGTCATGGCTTCGATTCTCTCCCAAGAAAAAATCACATGGTTGGAGTGACTTTGCGCAATCTTCGATTGTTCTTGACACCAAATTTGGGTTCTTGGTGAACGATACCATGACCATTTTGGCCGATATTCGTGTTTTGAATGATAGCTTGACGGTTTCGCAAGATAACAATGAAACAAAGTCTCAATTGGCAACTATTTCAGGGTCGGGCTCGGATGTTTTGGATGGGAGGATTACTTGGAGGTTGAAGAATTTTGTTGTGTTTAAGGATATATTTAAGACCCAGAAATTAGTCAGCCCTGCTTTTCAAGTTGGGGAGTGTAGTGTTCGGATTTGTATTTACAGGAGCTGGATTAATGGAGTTGAGTATTTATCAATGTCTTTGGAGGGTAGGGAGTTTACACCGGATCGGAACTGCTGGTGTTTGTTTAGAGTATCGGTGTTGAATCAGAAACCGGGTCTTAACCAATTTTATAAGGAATCTTATGGAAGGTTTGGTCCCGATACTAATGGTGGGGATGGTTGTAGTCTTGGTTGGATAGACTATATGAAAATGTCTCAATTGGTTGAGTCTGAGAATGGGTTCTTTATAGATGGTACTCTGGTGTTTAGTACTTCCTTCCATGTGATTAAGGAGTTTTCTAACTTCTCAAAGAATGGGGGGGTTCTTGCTGGGAGGGGTACCAGTGTTGCACGGAAATCTGATGGTTACACAGGGAAATTCACTTGGAAGATTGAGAATTTTACAAAGCTGAAGGATCTTCTGAAAAGGAAGAGGATCAAGAATCTTTGTATCAAGAGCAGGAAGTTTCAAATTGCAAATAGAGATTGTCACCTGTTACTTTATCCTAGAG GCCAGTCTCAGCCACCATGTTATCTTTCAATGTTCCTTGAAGTTACTGATTCATTAAACACTTCCTATGATTGGAGCTGTTTTGTTCATTATCGTGTGTCGGTCATAAACCAGAAGGGGGAGGAAAGGTCTATTACGAAGGAATCACAGAGTCGCTACTCCAAATCTGCAAAGGAGTTTGGGTGGCCTGAGTTTGTGACTCTTGCTAGTCTCTTTGATCAGGACTCAGGGCTTCTTGTTCAGGACACCATTGCCTTCTCTGTTGATCTGCTTATTTTGAAGGAAACATCACTATTAGAGGATTGCACAGAATCCAGCAATGCTTGTTTTGAAATTGATCAGGATAAGAAATTAGGGTCATTTACCTGGAAGGTTGAAAACTTCTTATCCTTCAAGGAAATAATGCAAAACCGAAAAATATTTAGCAAATTTTTTGAGGTTGGTGGATGTGAGCTTCGGATTG GGGTCTACGAGTCATTTGACACAGTTTCTACATACTTGGAGTGTGACCCATCTGCTGTAAGTGATCCTGATAAGAATTTTTGGGTCAGTTACAGGATGGGTGTGGTGAATCAAAAGGACCATAACAAGAGTTTGTGGAAGGAGTCTTCTCTCTGTACAAAGACTTGGAGCAGTTCTACTCTCCAATTTATGAAAGTAGCAGATTTGCTGGAAGTAGGTGCAGGATATCTTGTTCGTGAGACGGTTATTTTTGTCTGTGAGATCCTTGATTACTGCCCATGGTTTGAGTTCTCAGATCTAGAG GTTTTGGCTCCTCTCTGCAATCAGGACACTACATCTGAATCTGACAAACTTGTTAATTCAGATGAGTGTGAAGTACTTAGCGGGGACAAAACAGACAAGTTGAAAGACCTTCTTTCAAGTGCAGGCTTTCACCTGATAAATGGGAACAATCCTTCACAGCCACTAGTCATTCCAAAAGAAACAGCTCCTTTAATTGCTGCTAAGTTAGCTGGTTTTCTGATTAATCTTTGTTGTGATCTCAATGATTCTGTTAAAGCAAAGCATTGGCTTCCTCCAGTCAAGTTCTCAGCTAGTAATGAAGAAAAGCAAGAAGTTACAGTGGGTGATGAATCGTCCCCTAGTGCATTTTTTATGAGGAAAGTTAAGGTCCTCCAACATGCAACAATTGATTTACTTCTAGATATTATGGTTAAATTTTGCCAAAGTTCAGACAGTAGATCCAGTGAAGATTTTTATGATATAGGTTTGGGTCCTTCTCTGAATAGCCATAAAGCTGTCAGTAAATCAGAATCTTATGTGGAAAATGGGGGATCAGATTGTGTGCATTTCCTTATATATGGGAGGGGCCCTAAAGTGGATGAAAAAACCTGCACTTGTTCAATACGATTCATGGGTGTGAATGAAACTGATATGCCCAAGAAGGAAATTCCTGGAAATCATATTTTTTCTCCAGAAATATCTGCTGGAACTACTTTAGACTTAGATTCAATTCAGGCATGTCAG ATTGAGTGGCCAGGGCAGTCGGAAGAGCTCCTAGAATTGATTGTTAATTCACTGAAGGCGAAAGATGTCACTTTTTCACAAGTTTTTTCAGAGTTGAGGCAGAGGACTCAATTTACACAAAAGGTTTTATTCATACTCACTAAAGCTCCCAAAAGTCTGCAACCAGACCTCGTTACTTTGATACCCAAGTTAATTGATCTGTCCGAGCATCCGCTTGTTGCTTGTGCACTTTTAGATCAACTTCAAAAGTCAGATGCAGAACCTgcactccaactacct GTTAGAGTTGTTCGTGCCAGACTACAAAGTTTGGGGGCTGAGGTATCAGCCTGTGTGCTGGAAGTTCTAAGCAAAGCTGTGAATAGTTGTAGTGAGATTGCTGAAACAATGTTAAGAGATATTGATTCTGTTCCTGAACCTGATGGCAAATGCTTGGTGGAGGAGCAACTTCTTCAATTTTCTGATATCTATCTCTTGGTCGAGATGCTGTCAATGCCTTGCCTCTCTGTTGAAGTTTCCCAGGCTTTTGAGAGAGCTGTTGTGCGAGGGATTATTATGGATCAATCAATGGCCATGGTCTTGGAAAGGCGCCATGCTCAAAGCCTGAATTTTGATTCAGTATCTTCAGCTCAAAAAAATCTGCACAAGGACATGGCACTGGAGGAAAAAACTGGATCTTTGCCTGCCCAAGAAGTGGATTTTACCTTAGTTCTTTGTCTTGCTAGAACATTAGCCCTCTCCAGAGACTCTCGAGTATATGGTTTTGTGAGGACACTTTATgctatattatttaaaatgtttgcTAAAGAGGATGATCATAGGAAGATACTGAAAGGACTAGTTGACCGTGCCATAACTCCTGCAGAACATTGTTGTGAAGTAAATATAGATTTAGACATTTTGGCACTCTTGGTTCATGAGGAACAAGGAATTTCTAAACAAGTTCTTAACATGATGAGGGAGGTTGTTGAGCTTTCCAATGTAGATCGTGCAACACTTCGGCGTCAATTACGTGctaaggaaaaggaaaatatcCATACCCAGGAAATAAGACAAGCTGAACTTTCCAATATGCTTAGAGAGAAAGCTATTTTGTTAGATAGACTAAGTGATTCAGAGGCTACTATTGATCATCTTAAG TCTGAAGTGAGGCTTGGAAAGGAACATTTTGCTCAGGAAAAGATGGAATTTACTGGGCAAATGCGAGAAGTAAAGAATCGGATTGAACAGCTTCGGTCCGAACGGGATAGCAAAATTGCAAAACTGTCCATGGAGAAAAAACTCTATCAGGATCGTCTTCATGATGCAGAGGCTCAACAGTCGCTGTTGAAGTTTCAGAAACATGATGAACTGAAG AGAGCAATCAGAGAGAAGAATGTTCTTGCTGAAAGATTGAAGGTTGCAGAAGCTATGATAAATAAATTCGATGAAGAACTGAAACGCTATGCTTCAGAGGCGGTGAATCGAGAAGAAGTACAAAAATTACTTCAGAATGAAGTCCAGTGGTTCAAACAAAAGGTTGAACAAACTGAACTAGAAAAAATGCAGAAGGAAGAACACATTGCTAGTTATGAAGCATACATTACGTCTATGGAAGCAAAATTGAATGAATGCCAG ACATATATCAGTTCTCTTGAGGTTGCACTTCGTGATGAGATGTTACAACATGCTCCTCTGTATGGTGTGGGCTTGGAAGATATGTCTGTAGAGGAACTGGACACATTGTCAAGCATCCATGAAGAAGGGCTTAGAGCAATCCATTCCCTCCAACAGCAGAAAGGTATTCCTCGTGGAAACCCTCTCATGAGCCTCAGTACCACGGCTGCCCTGCCACCTCCACTTGTTTCAGATGGTGTTCACCACAGGAATGGGCATGTCAATGGCACAGATAGACCCCCGCTTAATTACTCATGA
- the LOC100261097 gene encoding uncharacterized protein LOC100261097 isoform X1, with translation MQSNKKKKPTAKPARTTTQKLQTHPKPPPSPPSPLSSSSSCSSSASCCCCCSSPSSSTSPEEEPVVLPPVISCVYDGPIMVEHFENQWAMAKWTVPDFSKIRGRSHYSPYFTIGGFDFRFMVYPRGDLVALPGHCSLYLQVMDPRSAKFDCFVSYTLKFLNHIDDSMSVCRESWLRFSPKKKSHGWSDFAQSSIVLDTKFGFLVNDTMTILADIRVLNDSLTVSQDNNETKSQLATISGSGSDVLDGRITWRLKNFVVFKDIFKTQKLVSPAFQVGECSVRICIYRSWINGVEYLSMSLEGREFTPDRNCWCLFRVSVLNQKPGLNQFYKESYGRFGPDTNGGDGCSLGWIDYMKMSQLVESENGFFIDGTLVFSTSFHVIKEFSNFSKNGGVLAGRGTSVARKSDGYTGKFTWKIENFTKLKDLLKRKRIKNLCIKSRKFQIANRDCHLLLYPRGQSQPPCYLSMFLEVTDSLNTSYDWSCFVHYRVSVINQKGEERSITKESQSRYSKSAKEFGWPEFVTLASLFDQDSGLLVQDTIAFSVDLLILKETSLLEDCTESSNACFEIDQDKKLGSFTWKVENFLSFKEIMQNRKIFSKFFEVGGCELRIGVYESFDTVSTYLECDPSAVSDPDKNFWVSYRMGVVNQKDHNKSLWKESSLCTKTWSSSTLQFMKVADLLEVGAGYLVRETVIFVCEILDYCPWFEFSDLEVLAPLCNQDTTSESDKLVNSDECEVLSGDKTDKLKDLLSSAGFHLINGNNPSQPLVIPKETAPLIAAKLAGFLINLCCDLNDSVKAKHWLPPVKFSASNEEKQEVTVGDESSPSAFFMRKVKVLQHATIDLLLDIMVKFCQSSDSRSSEDFYDIGLGPSLNSHKAVSKSESYVENGGSDCVHFLIYGRGPKVDEKTCTCSIRFMGVNETDMPKKEIPGNHIFSPEISAGTTLDLDSIQACQIEWPGQSEELLELIVNSLKAKDVTFSQVFSELRQRTQFTQKVLFILTKAPKSLQPDLVTLIPKLIDLSEHPLVACALLDQLQKSDAEPALQLPVLAAISKMQFGSEVAECVLVHASSLLGGLKDEPLAAAIDFLFKAASRCQKILLAVRVVRARLQSLGAEVSACVLEVLSKAVNSCSEIAETMLRDIDSVPEPDGKCLVEEQLLQFSDIYLLVEMLSMPCLSVEVSQAFERAVVRGIIMDQSMAMVLERRHAQSLNFDSVSSAQKNLHKDMALEEKTGSLPAQEVDFTLVLCLARTLALSRDSRVYGFVRTLYAILFKMFAKEDDHRKILKGLVDRAITPAEHCCEVNIDLDILALLVHEEQGISKQVLNMMREVVELSNVDRATLRRQLRAKEKENIHTQEIRQAELSNMLREKAILLDRLSDSEATIDHLKSEVRLGKEHFAQEKMEFTGQMREVKNRIEQLRSERDSKIAKLSMEKKLYQDRLHDAEAQQSLLKFQKHDELKRAIREKNVLAERLKVAEAMINKFDEELKRYASEAVNREEVQKLLQNEVQWFKQKVEQTELEKMQKEEHIASYEAYITSMEAKLNECQTYISSLEVALRDEMLQHAPLYGVGLEDMSVEELDTLSSIHEEGLRAIHSLQQQKGIPRGNPLMSLSTTAALPPPLVSDGVHHRNGHVNGTDRPPLNYS, from the exons ATGCAAtcaaacaagaagaagaaaccgACTGCGAAGCCTGCCCGTACAACGACGCAGAAGCTTCAAACCCACCCAAAACCTCCTCCTTCCCCTCcttctcctctttcttcttcttcttcctgttCTTCTTCTGCTTCTTGTTGCTGTTGCTGTTCGTCCCCTTCTTCATCTACTTCGCCGGAGGAAGAACCGGTGGTGCTTCCGCCGGTAATTTCTTGCGTCTACGATGGGCCGATCATGGTGGAGCACTTCGAGAATCAATGGGCGATGGCCAAGTGGACTGTCCCGGACTTCTCCAAAATCAGGGGAAGGTCCCACTATAGTCCTTACTTCACTATCGGAGGTTTCGATTTTCGCTTCATGGTTTACCCTAGAGGCGATCTTGTTGCGCTGCCTGGCCACTGCTCGCTCTACCTTCAAGTCATGGATCCTCGAAGCGCGAAATTCGATTGTTTTGTAAGCTAtactctcaaatttttaaatcacattgACGATTCCATGTCTGTATGTAGAGAGTCATGGCTTCGATTCTCTCCCAAGAAAAAATCACATGGTTGGAGTGACTTTGCGCAATCTTCGATTGTTCTTGACACCAAATTTGGGTTCTTGGTGAACGATACCATGACCATTTTGGCCGATATTCGTGTTTTGAATGATAGCTTGACGGTTTCGCAAGATAACAATGAAACAAAGTCTCAATTGGCAACTATTTCAGGGTCGGGCTCGGATGTTTTGGATGGGAGGATTACTTGGAGGTTGAAGAATTTTGTTGTGTTTAAGGATATATTTAAGACCCAGAAATTAGTCAGCCCTGCTTTTCAAGTTGGGGAGTGTAGTGTTCGGATTTGTATTTACAGGAGCTGGATTAATGGAGTTGAGTATTTATCAATGTCTTTGGAGGGTAGGGAGTTTACACCGGATCGGAACTGCTGGTGTTTGTTTAGAGTATCGGTGTTGAATCAGAAACCGGGTCTTAACCAATTTTATAAGGAATCTTATGGAAGGTTTGGTCCCGATACTAATGGTGGGGATGGTTGTAGTCTTGGTTGGATAGACTATATGAAAATGTCTCAATTGGTTGAGTCTGAGAATGGGTTCTTTATAGATGGTACTCTGGTGTTTAGTACTTCCTTCCATGTGATTAAGGAGTTTTCTAACTTCTCAAAGAATGGGGGGGTTCTTGCTGGGAGGGGTACCAGTGTTGCACGGAAATCTGATGGTTACACAGGGAAATTCACTTGGAAGATTGAGAATTTTACAAAGCTGAAGGATCTTCTGAAAAGGAAGAGGATCAAGAATCTTTGTATCAAGAGCAGGAAGTTTCAAATTGCAAATAGAGATTGTCACCTGTTACTTTATCCTAGAG GCCAGTCTCAGCCACCATGTTATCTTTCAATGTTCCTTGAAGTTACTGATTCATTAAACACTTCCTATGATTGGAGCTGTTTTGTTCATTATCGTGTGTCGGTCATAAACCAGAAGGGGGAGGAAAGGTCTATTACGAAGGAATCACAGAGTCGCTACTCCAAATCTGCAAAGGAGTTTGGGTGGCCTGAGTTTGTGACTCTTGCTAGTCTCTTTGATCAGGACTCAGGGCTTCTTGTTCAGGACACCATTGCCTTCTCTGTTGATCTGCTTATTTTGAAGGAAACATCACTATTAGAGGATTGCACAGAATCCAGCAATGCTTGTTTTGAAATTGATCAGGATAAGAAATTAGGGTCATTTACCTGGAAGGTTGAAAACTTCTTATCCTTCAAGGAAATAATGCAAAACCGAAAAATATTTAGCAAATTTTTTGAGGTTGGTGGATGTGAGCTTCGGATTG GGGTCTACGAGTCATTTGACACAGTTTCTACATACTTGGAGTGTGACCCATCTGCTGTAAGTGATCCTGATAAGAATTTTTGGGTCAGTTACAGGATGGGTGTGGTGAATCAAAAGGACCATAACAAGAGTTTGTGGAAGGAGTCTTCTCTCTGTACAAAGACTTGGAGCAGTTCTACTCTCCAATTTATGAAAGTAGCAGATTTGCTGGAAGTAGGTGCAGGATATCTTGTTCGTGAGACGGTTATTTTTGTCTGTGAGATCCTTGATTACTGCCCATGGTTTGAGTTCTCAGATCTAGAG GTTTTGGCTCCTCTCTGCAATCAGGACACTACATCTGAATCTGACAAACTTGTTAATTCAGATGAGTGTGAAGTACTTAGCGGGGACAAAACAGACAAGTTGAAAGACCTTCTTTCAAGTGCAGGCTTTCACCTGATAAATGGGAACAATCCTTCACAGCCACTAGTCATTCCAAAAGAAACAGCTCCTTTAATTGCTGCTAAGTTAGCTGGTTTTCTGATTAATCTTTGTTGTGATCTCAATGATTCTGTTAAAGCAAAGCATTGGCTTCCTCCAGTCAAGTTCTCAGCTAGTAATGAAGAAAAGCAAGAAGTTACAGTGGGTGATGAATCGTCCCCTAGTGCATTTTTTATGAGGAAAGTTAAGGTCCTCCAACATGCAACAATTGATTTACTTCTAGATATTATGGTTAAATTTTGCCAAAGTTCAGACAGTAGATCCAGTGAAGATTTTTATGATATAGGTTTGGGTCCTTCTCTGAATAGCCATAAAGCTGTCAGTAAATCAGAATCTTATGTGGAAAATGGGGGATCAGATTGTGTGCATTTCCTTATATATGGGAGGGGCCCTAAAGTGGATGAAAAAACCTGCACTTGTTCAATACGATTCATGGGTGTGAATGAAACTGATATGCCCAAGAAGGAAATTCCTGGAAATCATATTTTTTCTCCAGAAATATCTGCTGGAACTACTTTAGACTTAGATTCAATTCAGGCATGTCAG ATTGAGTGGCCAGGGCAGTCGGAAGAGCTCCTAGAATTGATTGTTAATTCACTGAAGGCGAAAGATGTCACTTTTTCACAAGTTTTTTCAGAGTTGAGGCAGAGGACTCAATTTACACAAAAGGTTTTATTCATACTCACTAAAGCTCCCAAAAGTCTGCAACCAGACCTCGTTACTTTGATACCCAAGTTAATTGATCTGTCCGAGCATCCGCTTGTTGCTTGTGCACTTTTAGATCAACTTCAAAAGTCAGATGCAGAACCTgcactccaactacct GTTTTGGCTGCTATCAGTAAGATGCAATTTGGCAGTGAAGTTGCAGAATGCGTATTAGTTCATGCTTCTTCACTGTTAGGAGGGTTGAAAGATGAACCTCTTGCAGCTGCCattgattttctatttaaagCTGCATCTCGGTGCCAAAAAATTCTGCTAGCA GTTAGAGTTGTTCGTGCCAGACTACAAAGTTTGGGGGCTGAGGTATCAGCCTGTGTGCTGGAAGTTCTAAGCAAAGCTGTGAATAGTTGTAGTGAGATTGCTGAAACAATGTTAAGAGATATTGATTCTGTTCCTGAACCTGATGGCAAATGCTTGGTGGAGGAGCAACTTCTTCAATTTTCTGATATCTATCTCTTGGTCGAGATGCTGTCAATGCCTTGCCTCTCTGTTGAAGTTTCCCAGGCTTTTGAGAGAGCTGTTGTGCGAGGGATTATTATGGATCAATCAATGGCCATGGTCTTGGAAAGGCGCCATGCTCAAAGCCTGAATTTTGATTCAGTATCTTCAGCTCAAAAAAATCTGCACAAGGACATGGCACTGGAGGAAAAAACTGGATCTTTGCCTGCCCAAGAAGTGGATTTTACCTTAGTTCTTTGTCTTGCTAGAACATTAGCCCTCTCCAGAGACTCTCGAGTATATGGTTTTGTGAGGACACTTTATgctatattatttaaaatgtttgcTAAAGAGGATGATCATAGGAAGATACTGAAAGGACTAGTTGACCGTGCCATAACTCCTGCAGAACATTGTTGTGAAGTAAATATAGATTTAGACATTTTGGCACTCTTGGTTCATGAGGAACAAGGAATTTCTAAACAAGTTCTTAACATGATGAGGGAGGTTGTTGAGCTTTCCAATGTAGATCGTGCAACACTTCGGCGTCAATTACGTGctaaggaaaaggaaaatatcCATACCCAGGAAATAAGACAAGCTGAACTTTCCAATATGCTTAGAGAGAAAGCTATTTTGTTAGATAGACTAAGTGATTCAGAGGCTACTATTGATCATCTTAAG TCTGAAGTGAGGCTTGGAAAGGAACATTTTGCTCAGGAAAAGATGGAATTTACTGGGCAAATGCGAGAAGTAAAGAATCGGATTGAACAGCTTCGGTCCGAACGGGATAGCAAAATTGCAAAACTGTCCATGGAGAAAAAACTCTATCAGGATCGTCTTCATGATGCAGAGGCTCAACAGTCGCTGTTGAAGTTTCAGAAACATGATGAACTGAAG AGAGCAATCAGAGAGAAGAATGTTCTTGCTGAAAGATTGAAGGTTGCAGAAGCTATGATAAATAAATTCGATGAAGAACTGAAACGCTATGCTTCAGAGGCGGTGAATCGAGAAGAAGTACAAAAATTACTTCAGAATGAAGTCCAGTGGTTCAAACAAAAGGTTGAACAAACTGAACTAGAAAAAATGCAGAAGGAAGAACACATTGCTAGTTATGAAGCATACATTACGTCTATGGAAGCAAAATTGAATGAATGCCAG ACATATATCAGTTCTCTTGAGGTTGCACTTCGTGATGAGATGTTACAACATGCTCCTCTGTATGGTGTGGGCTTGGAAGATATGTCTGTAGAGGAACTGGACACATTGTCAAGCATCCATGAAGAAGGGCTTAGAGCAATCCATTCCCTCCAACAGCAGAAAGGTATTCCTCGTGGAAACCCTCTCATGAGCCTCAGTACCACGGCTGCCCTGCCACCTCCACTTGTTTCAGATGGTGTTCACCACAGGAATGGGCATGTCAATGGCACAGATAGACCCCCGCTTAATTACTCATGA